From Enterococcus wangshanyuanii, the proteins below share one genomic window:
- a CDS encoding alpha/beta fold hydrolase — MKREKRVVLTADYSQIYYEICGTGFPLFLLHGNGGSGKYFEKQLPEFSQHFKVITVDSRGHGHSTNQSSILSFDQMAEDLYLIMKQEHIQQADFVGFSDGANVAMVFTKNYPKAVHRLVLNAGNTTVSGVKPFFRALTELEYLLIRLAAVASEKAKNYLPIIQLMRKNIDVSTNDLRRFTVKTLVIVGKYDVIKRVHSIYLAKNIPNASFVLVPSQGHSFAKKNPDLFNQEVLSFLLEK; from the coding sequence ATGAAACGAGAAAAAAGAGTAGTATTAACAGCGGATTACAGTCAAATTTATTACGAAATTTGCGGCACTGGCTTCCCTCTATTCCTTCTTCACGGTAATGGCGGAAGCGGAAAATATTTTGAGAAACAATTACCTGAATTCAGTCAGCATTTTAAAGTGATCACCGTAGACAGTCGCGGACATGGACATTCTACCAATCAAAGCTCTATCTTGTCATTTGACCAGATGGCGGAAGATTTATACTTGATCATGAAACAGGAGCACATTCAACAAGCGGATTTTGTTGGCTTCAGCGATGGCGCAAATGTTGCAATGGTCTTCACTAAAAACTACCCCAAAGCCGTTCATCGGCTTGTTTTAAACGCTGGAAACACAACTGTTTCAGGAGTCAAGCCCTTTTTTAGAGCATTAACGGAATTGGAATATTTGCTAATACGCTTAGCTGCAGTTGCCAGTGAAAAAGCAAAAAACTATTTGCCCATTATTCAGTTGATGCGAAAAAATATCGATGTCTCAACAAATGATTTAAGGCGATTTACAGTTAAGACATTAGTCATTGTTGGAAAATACGATGTGATCAAACGGGTTCACTCGATATATCTGGCAAAAAATATTCCGAATGCTTCATTTGTTTTAGTGCCGAGTCAAGGACACTCTTTTGCAAAAAAGAATCCGGATTTATTTAATCAAGAAGTGCTCTCATTTTTATTAGAAAAGTAG
- a CDS encoding lysozyme family protein translates to MLLLLIILAVYLGYDIRKNVKHVMTFEDEVEQAVKENHIPEYKDVILAIIYTESKGRADDLMQSSESVYGQRHMIGTSKESIDAGVAYLAQSIEKAEAAGCDQWTAVQAYNFGLDYIEFVKERGGKNTVRLAEEYSRDVLAPLLGNDEQKMYRYYRPQAVFHNGGFLYRNGGNMFYADIVKMNLQFIKWLK, encoded by the coding sequence ATGCTATTACTATTGATTATTTTAGCGGTTTATCTTGGCTATGATATTCGTAAAAATGTTAAACATGTGATGACCTTTGAAGACGAAGTAGAACAAGCCGTAAAAGAGAATCACATTCCTGAATATAAGGATGTTATTTTAGCAATTATCTACACAGAATCTAAAGGTAGAGCGGATGACTTGATGCAAAGCAGTGAGAGTGTCTATGGTCAACGACATATGATCGGCACATCAAAAGAAAGCATCGACGCTGGTGTTGCTTACTTGGCTCAGTCCATTGAAAAGGCAGAAGCAGCAGGCTGTGATCAGTGGACTGCGGTTCAGGCTTATAATTTTGGTTTGGATTATATTGAATTTGTTAAAGAACGCGGAGGCAAAAATACGGTTCGTTTAGCTGAAGAGTATTCAAGAGATGTTTTGGCTCCTTTATTAGGAAATGACGAGCAGAAAATGTATCGTTATTATCGGCCGCAGGCAGTTTTTCATAACGGTGGTTTTTTATATCGTAATGGTGGAAACATGTTTTATGCAGATATTGTTAAGATGAATTTGCAATTTATCAAATGGCTCAAATAA